Below is a genomic region from Mustela lutreola isolate mMusLut2 chromosome 1, mMusLut2.pri, whole genome shotgun sequence.
AGGATGAAGGCCACCACATCAGCCGACTCCCAGTAGCTGGCGTGGAAGAGGTGGGGCAGCGTGACCGTGGGGAAGGCGGTGAGCGCCTCGGGGCAGTAGAGTGAGTAGTCAATCCGCTTCGTCCCCCACCAGCGCTCGAGGACTGCACGGCCACGTTGGGCAGTGAGTCAGGGGTGGCCTCCCACCTCGTGCCCACGTGTCTGGCCCCCGGgtgctctttcctccctccttcctgccaaGCCTGCTCTGTGCCAAGTCCAAGGTTGGGTGCTAGGGCCCTCTCATCCCAGGGCAAGGGTGTTTCAGCTGGGCTTCCGGAGGTAGAAGTGTCACCCCGGTGGCAGGGTGGCTGGTTGACTTACTCTTAACCACCTCACTGGTGGTGCTGGGGGCAGCTGGCTGGGCGGGTGGATCGGAGCCTAACTCACTGCCCTTCCAGAAGGCACCACTGGCAGAGGTGGGTGTTGAGGGCACCAGCATCTCCAGCTCTTCCAGAAAGAGGCCTGAGTGTGTCTGCAGAGTGTCAGCTAGAGGAGATGGGCCAATATGAGCCGCGGTCCCAGCCGGGCTGCCCTCCTGTCTTCCCACCTAGGGCTTCCAAGGCAGCTGGGCCCCCCACACTCCACCATCTCCCCTGCCAGCCCTTCCCAGTCAGGTCTTGGCTGAGGCTGAAGTGCCCCACAATTAGGTGGAAATGAAGAGTGGGGGCCTTGTCTCCTCTTAGCTCCCGCTGACGGCCCATTTGTATTCCTTTCAGAACGTCTGCTTCTACCACTCCAACACAAGCCTATTTGTCTTGTGGGGCCACATGGGTACCCACTCGCATGCCTATGGGTATGTGCCCCACAATGATACATGAACACAAGTGTATATGGATAAGCTGTGCACCCCTCCACGCAGATCCGGCAGTCCCCCTCACTGCAGCCGCTCCCAGACACTAGCTCCCCAGCGCCACCGGCTCCTCTCTCTAGCCCAGCCATCCCTACTGCCCCCTGCTCCTTGGCAGAGAATGTCAGAGGGTCTTGGGGATCCAGACCTCCCAAAGGGCCTCTGTGGTCTGGGGATTGGTGACATGAGAGCTCATCAGTGATGGAGGAACCAGCTCATGtcttcttgggggaggggagtccaTTCCCATCGCTCTCGGTTGCTGCCCCCGCTTCTCCCCTTTATCTTGGCCGGGGGCATACCCAACAGCAGGGATGAGCCATCTCCCAGGGGAAACTTCTGGTAGCGGGGCACGGCCAGTGGGGCGATAGCTTGGAACTTGGGGGCCAGCAGGGGCTCAAGGCGGGAGGCGCAGGGGTCGGCCGCGTGGAAGAGGTTGTAGATCTGCTCACAGGCCGGGCGCATCTGGGCCACTGGAACCCAGAAGATGAAGGAAGGAGGAGGTTCAGCTGGGCATactgggaggcagggggtgtgggacGCAGCACCTGATGGGCTATGTGACCCAGAGCCAGCACTTTCCAAACTGCACTCCCCCGGAGGTTACCAGGGTCCGGGGAAAGTGACACAGGGTGTCTCAGCTAAGAAGAGATGAGACCCTTTATCTGCCGACGTGATTCGGGATGACGTATTTCCCCTGCCTGTCAGAGCCCTTCTCAAGTGGAGCATCGTGAATGGGCTTGAGTCCCTCCTGGTACACTTAGGGAAACTTGGCCTTGGCAAGTCCCTtctttctgggcctcaggttCCCCTTCTCTAGCCAGCATCTTAGTTGGTACAGTGGGGTGTGGCAGTACTGCCAGCATCTCACGGGGAACAAAAGAGCTGGGGGGGCAGATGGAGGAGAAGGTGcggctcccacccccagcccgagGCGAGGGCTCACCCTCCAAGGCGGGCATCACGGTTTTGCGCAAAGCCAGCACCAGGCCCAGCGGGGAGCCAAAGAGGAAGAAGCCGGAGACCTTGAAGTCAAGGCGGGCAGCGCTGGTGGGGCCATCGGGAGCCTCAGAAGTGGCAGCAGGTGGGCAGGAGGCTGTGCTTGCCCGCCTGGGGTCCCCGGAGGAGGTGGTTGGGGGGGCTGCCTgcaggctggggcggggggaggggtgctcAGTGCCACTGCCTCCACAGCCCAGCACGAGCCCAGGGTGTGGGTTATGGCACAGACGTGTCACCTGTTCTGAGGGCCCTCGGGCTCAGGACTGGTCATGTCACTGGGGGTGCGCTGGGCAGGCAGGACTGAGGGTTCTGGGCTGGCCCGGCCCAGCCCTTCCACCCCATCTGCCAGGGGGTCCCGCACTGGGCCGACCTCCGGGGAGAGCAGCTCATTGGTCTAGACAAAAATAGGGGACAGAAATATCCTTAGGGTTGGAGGTGATTCAATTTCTACTGATTTGGAAGTGAGGAGAGAGGCTTGGGGGTTGGACAGGGCCTCCAGGAAAGAACTCGGGGCAGAGCCCAAGAGGGGACAGCACAAGGCAGCAGGGGAGCTGCCTGAAGAGAAGTCATTTTGCGGGGGACAGAGACCTAGAGCTGGCGAGACACCCGCCTCCCAAGCAGGCAGGGCTCGGCCCCACTGACCATGCTCCCACGGCGGCTGCTGCCCCGGCTCCCCGTGCCCACGCTGGCACTGTGGCAGAGGGCGTCGAAGCCCAGGATCCCACCGACGCCGTCTCCAATCAGCACCACCTGCGCGGGGAGAGTGGCGCCCTCAGGAGGGGCTGCAGCCGAGGCCGGCAGATGGGGGGGCTTCAGCAGCAAGCTTCCCAGGGACATCCCTAAGGCCTGACCTGCCCGCAGAAGCCAGCCCCCTCAGCTGAGCGCAGGAAGGCAGCATAGGCCTGGTTGGTGCGGGCGATGACAGTGGCCACAGCGCCCTGGTATCGGGAGGACGAGGTGGCCAGCAGTGGCAGCGCAGCCAGTGGAATGTGGTCCTGGGAGCGGGACAGGCTGTCGCCGTCGTGGCTGTAGGGGCtcaggctgtgggaggaggggtggtgggtgggtgggagggccGCTAGCCCCTCCACTGCCCCCCTCCAAATCCCCTTGGCCTGGTGGCAAGTCCTAGCACTGTGGGGAGCCTTTGTGGGAAGCAACAGCACCCAAGGGGCCCTTGTGATGGAACCATTGACTAGAAACTGGAGTTGGGCTGGGTGGGCGACGGGCCCAGTGGTCGGCTTCCTGGCCTCCTCCCCCTTTCCTCGTGGGCCCTCTTTGGTCCCGGGAGCCCCATGCGATCTGCACCTTGGAGACCCTGGCTGCCCCCCACCCTTCAACCCCTGACCAGTACTTGGAGACAAGGGCATAGGCAGCAGCGCAGATGGGTGGGCAGGGCACCAGACGCAGTGCCACGTGGCCCAAGGCCTCGGGGAAGTGGACTCGTGTGACAGCCTCAAAGGCCAGGCTCAGGGTCTGCACGTCTGCCTGCTTAGAGTTGGCATCTCCGGGGCCCGAGTCCAGGATGTTGCCGCTGTGCAGGATGAGGAAGAGGGCGTGCACTGCGCATGCCTCGGCCCCCAGCTCCCCGGCTCCGTCTGGGCCCTGTGGGGGCACAGTGGGGTGCCAGGTGTGTCAGACCAGTAGCCTGcctggtgggcagggaggggcagaatgcAGATGTGGGGTAGCTGACCAAACTCACCTCTGAGTCCCTGGGTGCTCGGGCCCCATCCCCAGTGTCTTTGGTGGCCTCAGTTCCAGGGTCTGTAGGACATGGGGAAGCgagggaaggaggctgaggcaccTGTGGGGTTCCCTCCGTGTGGCACTCCCTGTACCCCTGCTTCGCTGTCTGCCCAAGCAACCCCCCCAtcttcctctgtcctccctcatcaggctctcatGGGTCATTTCACatttctgggcctttgcacatgctggtCCTGCTACTCTCAGGGACGCCTCTCCCCACAGTGCTCTAATCCTGCCCTGTCCCATACAGTAGCCACCAGCCACGTGTGCCTATttaaactgaaataaattaaaatgcaatacAGTACAAAATTCTGCGCCTTGGtctcactagccacatttcaagtacttAGAAACCACATGCGGCCAGTagctagaacatttccatcattgcagaaagttctgttaGACAGAGCTAGTCCAATCCTTCAAAATCCCGCCtagacggggtgcctgggtggcttagttgttatgcgcctgcctttagcttaggtcatgatcgcagggttctaagttccagccctgcatcaggctccctgctgggcgggaagcctgcttctccctctcccactccccctgcttgtgttccttctctctcgctgtctctctctccgtcaaataaataaaatcttaaaaaaaaaaaaaaaaattcccgcTTAGACATCACCTCCCACGTGAAGGCTTCCTGGACTCCAGATTAATTCCTTCATGTTTTGGGCTCTGTCTGAACTTGGAATACAGTCTAACCATCCGTCTGTCCACCCCTCCTCCACTCACTATGAGCACCCTCTCTGGACTGACTTTCGATTCAGGACCCCGTTAAGCTTAAGATCGCGTGGCTCTCTGAGCGTCCAAGGCATACAGGGTGCTGGTGGCCGGCAGTCTTTACCTGGTGTCCCCTCGGCCTCCACGGGGGAGGCGAAGGCGTCGATGAAGTCGTTGGAGTTCCACTTGGTCATCTCCTTGGGGAAGACCTCGTCACTGTCCGAGAAGCCTTCTGAAAGGACGAGGGGCTGTGTCACGGGGCAGTGGCAGCCACTcagggacacccccacccccggcagggCTGTGGTGCTGACCATGGGCATCAAAGAACTCGTCCTCGGAGCTGTTCTCGGAGTCCCGGGCGATGTTCTGCATGCGCCACTCAGACAAGCTCTGGGGAGACACGCCCCCTGCAGGGCCATATCCCCTCAGCCTGGGCCTCCGGCCTGAGGGTGGCTCCTTCCCGCCTCTGGGCCCCAGCCTCACCTCCGTGCTGGGATGAGTAGGAGGAACGGGAGGAGGAGGACCACTGCTTGCCGAAACTGGCATCAGGTGAGCCGTCGGGGCCGGAGGGTGCCTCAGGCCCGTCGGGGGTGCCAGCATGGCTGGCCGCAGCCCGGGCCTCAACACTAGGCTTCCCCGGGGCCTGGGCCTCCGGCCCCTCACTGCTTGAGTTGCATTTGGCCATGCGCTGTGCCAGCATGCGGGCGGTCTCTTCCTCCAGCGCCCGGATGTCAGCCATGCTCAGCTCTGTCCATTCATCCTGCCAGCACCAGGCCTGGCGGTGGGCCCGTAACATCACCCGCCGCAGACCTGCAAGTGCCCAGGCATCAGAACCATAGCCCTCCCCCCGAGTGTGAGTTTCCCTGCCGCTGCCACGGGGTAGCCACAAGCCCAGTCCTCTACACTGGTGATGGCTGCCCTGGGCACACTACCCACCCGGAGCCATAAAGTAGGGCAGGGTGAGGGCCCTCTGGGAGATGGGAATAGAAACTGGCGCATTTGTCTTCTggctccaccccctccctccatccctgcctCTTTTATCCCTCTGGACACCCCAGCTCTGAGCACAAACCCAATGCCGACCACCTGGGAAGCTGGGGCCAAGGCTTCTTGCTGCCTTTCTCACTAGCTGCCTGCTGACTTCTTCAGAGGAGCTGACAATTAGGCATTAACAGTTAATGAAATTGTTGATAGTTAATGAAGGTGTTAATAGTTAATGGAAGTGTTGGCACTTAATGAAGTTTGTAGTGAAAGATGATACCCATTCTGGGATATTTTCATCTGAAGCAGAGGAATAAAGTTAGAAACTTCAATACCTAGGAGATAAACTAATAATGGTTGGATTATAATTAGAAACTTCTGGAAGGAAATCGATCAGAATCTTACCAGCGGTTCCATGTgggtgatttcattttcttatttgtgcTTTCTGGTATTTTTACAAATGCAAGCCATGGAGCCTCTACTATTCTCTAAGCTAAATTTCCTCATCTGGTTTGTAAAATGGGACTAGTGGTTCTTACCTTGCAGGGGTGTCATGGGGGTTAAAGAAATCCTGGCAGGATTAAGTGATTAGCCAGGCCCCTCCCATGTTGTGGACGGTTCTTAATGCCTGTTCTTAATGCCTGGCCCAGCCTCCTGCTCGCTCATAGAAGGGAGAACTAAGGTGCAGAGACCTGAAGCGGCTCACTGGAGGTCCCATGGAGCCCAGACCCCTGGACGCCCCATCTGAGGATTTCCCTACCAGCAGGCGGTCCACTGTCAGAACTGGGGTATAGGGCGGGGCTGAGCTGCAGGCACTGTAGGGTTAGAAACAGGACTCCTGGATCCAGGGCCAGAGCATGGGGCCATGGGAGCTGGGAGTGGGAGGGACCCCAAGAATGATGGCAGAGCCCCAGGCTTAGGCTGTACTTGTGTGTGTTGCTGGTTAGGGCTGCTGACCCTTTTGACAGCTTCTAAGTCTCCCTTGATCCACAGAACATTGGAGAACCCTGGAAGCTTAAGGGATGAAAAGCAGCCTCTCTGAATGTCAGAGCCCGCGTGGACCTCAGAGGTCATGTCCCCAGCTTCTTGCCCTCCTGACTCTTACCTATGCCTCAAGGCCAGGTCCCCCTGAACCCCAGCTGGGCTGGCCTGCTCCCTTCTGTTTCAGTGCAATATCGGATGGAAATGATGCCTTTTTGTTTCTGCGTCCCCAGTAGCCTGGGATCATTCCTGGCTCAAACACAGGGCGTGGGGGTCTGGTGCGTGCTGGGCCAAGGGAGCCTCCTACAGCGGGGTGCTCACCAACATCGTGGATGAACTGCTCGATCTTGGCCTGCATGCCCCAGTAGCGGAACTCAACCTTGCACAGCTTATAGGCACACATGAGGGGCCCTGTTTGGGCCGCTGTGCGCGCCCAGTCATCAGCCAGCGGTCCTCGGCCGGTCTTGGCCGAGCGATACAGCCGAGGGTCCTCTTCTGCTTTGTACTCTCCTGGGGCCACTGCATCCCGCACGATGTCTATGGTGTctgcgtgggggggggggtgagttcCAGTGGCACTGGGTCACACCAGCCCCCTCCCCGCCTTccctgccctgggatggggagggcAGCCTTCCATGGCCAGGAAGCCGAGGCCAGGAGAGAGCCTGTGACTTGTCGGGGGCTGCCCACTGAGGTGGCAGGTGGCCTGAGAGGGGCTTCGGAGTCCCCCCCACTGGCCCCGGGCCTCACCCAGGATGCGCTGTCTCCTCTCAGCTCCACTCAGGTTGAAGACGTTGGGCTGCTGCCCACCATCAGGCAGGTAATAGGTCTCTATTTCAATGGAGAATTTCTCCACAAAGGGGCAGGTGTACCTGGGCACAGGGCAGGGGTCATGGTCACTACTGTGCCCACCAGGGCTGCTCTCCTTCTTGTCACTCCAGGCCTGCGCTCCCCCCACTCACCGTGTTCGGGTGTAAGGGTAGGCATTCCAGGATTCCTCTTCCACTTGCAGGGCAGCCTTGGGCAGCAGTGCCCGGAACCAGCCTGGGATGTGGGAGCCCACGTGGTACACCTTGTGTGTGTACTGCCCACTGCCGCCGGGCCCATCGGTGTAGGGCCGGTTGGCCAGGATCTCCACTCCACTGCCCTCACCGCTGGACTCCTCCCGGCTCTTTTTCTGCACCAGGGAGGGGGGAGCGGGCAGAGCAGAAAGGGCAGCTCAGCCCCCCTGCTGAGCTCCCTGCGGTCCCCAGCTCAGCCTGGCCCCCTGCACAGTGCCAGAGCCCTAACCCCACCCTTTCCACCTCCCCGAAACCCGACCCTGGTCCGCTGCAGTTCCCGGGGGGGTCAGGACCACAGCTGCTGTCCAGTCCTCCATGGGGCCTGCAGCCCGGCACTCATTCACGCATCTGCTCTGTTCTAGGCATATTGGGATTACATTAACTAGGACCTGCTGTTGAGGACCAAAGATCCCTGCCTGTCCTGTGGGACTTCCGTCCCAGTGCAGAGAGGAACTTAACAGAAGCCAAGGACATGGTATGTTAGAAGGGGTAAATGTTATGGGAAGAAGGAAGTGTCGGCTAGGGTCAGGGATATCGGGTTGGGATTACGATTATGACAGGATGATCAGGGAGAGCCTCACGGAGAAGATAACGTGATCTGACAGTATGAATGTAATATGAGTTGAAGTGGGGGAGGTAGATGTGGGGTGcggatgggggctggggggaactagtccaggcggggggggggggggatgccaaCAGAAGCTTCTGAGGCAGGAGTGTGCCTCCTGTGCTCCAGGGGCAGCAAGGAGGCCCTAGAGGGTGGCCTGGAAGAATCCAGGACAGTAAAGGGGATCTGCACTTCTCTGAGAACCTGACCCCagtcccctccctctctgggacCCCAATACCAGCTCCCGCCACACCCCTTGTAGCTTAAGAGCACTCATATCCTGCCCGTTTATAGCTCCGGAGCCTGAACTCGGCCCACTCAACCCTCTGAGGCCAGATCCTGGCCGTTTTGCCTCTTGAGACCCTAACCCTCATTTCTGGGGAACACAGGCCTCCCGAGGCCCTGGACCGTTTTCCCTCCCTGAGAGCCCGCCTCCCTGCATTCTTCTTCCCAAGCCTGGACCCTATCTCACCCTCTTgggtctctgcctgcccctctctgtcACAGTTTTGGGGTCTGACCCTCATTCCCATCTCCCTGACCACCAGGGGTTGTAAGGATCCTGCACCCTCTGGAGACCCCCCTCCCAGGCTTCTCTACCACCTGGCGCCCTTCCTGGCTCCCTGCCTCTCATTCTTGCCTGCTCATGCACTCCTTTCCCTCCCGCAAGGGGTTACGATTCTAAGGAGGATTAAAGGAGATCAGAAGTGGGCTGAGCATCAACCAGGGGCCAAGCacttgggggatggggaggcaccGCTAGgcccttctgcccctttccccacagccgccccctccccaccccctgcactgGAAGGGGGATTTCTCTGTACTCCCCTAGGCTCTGAGTCCTTGCAAGCCCCAGAGCGGGGTTGATGGGGGTTGAACTGGGCCCACCCGTCGTCCCAGGTGCGGCCTGCGCGCGCCTGCCACTACCCCATCATGAAGTGTGGCCCCCTTGGTCTCCTGCTTCCCACGTCCTCACCTGGATCATGTAGAGCTGGGCCACCTGGTACTCATCCAGGCTCATGGGCAGCAGAATGTGGTACTCCTTGATGAGCATCCTGAAGGTGCTCGGCCGG
It encodes:
- the PITPNM1 gene encoding membrane-associated phosphatidylinositol transfer protein 1; translated protein: MLIKEYHILLPMSLDEYQVAQLYMIQKKSREESSGEGSGVEILANRPYTDGPGGSGQYTHKVYHVGSHIPGWFRALLPKAALQVEEESWNAYPYTRTRYTCPFVEKFSIEIETYYLPDGGQQPNVFNLSGAERRQRILDTIDIVRDAVAPGEYKAEEDPRLYRSAKTGRGPLADDWARTAAQTGPLMCAYKLCKVEFRYWGMQAKIEQFIHDVGLRRVMLRAHRQAWCWQDEWTELSMADIRALEEETARMLAQRMAKCNSSSEGPEAQAPGKPSVEARAAASHAGTPDGPEAPSGPDGSPDASFGKQWSSSSRSSYSSQHGGGVSPQSLSEWRMQNIARDSENSSEDEFFDAHEGFSDSDEVFPKEMTKWNSNDFIDAFASPVEAEGTPDPGTEATKDTGDGARAPRDSEGPDGAGELGAEACAVHALFLILHSGNILDSGPGDANSKQADVQTLSLAFEAVTRVHFPEALGHVALRLVPCPPICAAAYALVSNLSPYSHDGDSLSRSQDHIPLAALPLLATSSSRYQGAVATVIARTNQAYAAFLRSAEGAGFCGQVVLIGDGVGGILGFDALCHSASVGTGSRGSSRRGSMTNELLSPEVGPVRDPLADGVEGLGRASPEPSVLPAQRTPSDMTSPEPEGPQNSLQAAPPTTSSGDPRRASTASCPPAATSEAPDGPTSAARLDFKVSGFFLFGSPLGLVLALRKTVMPALEVAQMRPACEQIYNLFHAADPCASRLEPLLAPKFQAIAPLAVPRYQKFPLGDGSSLLLADTLQTHSGLFLEELEMLVPSTPTSASGAFWKGSELGSDPPAQPAAPSTTSEVVKILERWWGTKRIDYSLYCPEALTAFPTVTLPHLFHASYWESADVVAFILRQVIEKEQPQLTECEEPSIYSPAFPREKWQRKRTQVKIRNVTSNHRASDTVVCEGRPQVLNGRFMYGPLDVVTLTGEKVDVYIMTQPLSGKWIHFGTEVTNSSGRLTFPVPLERALGIGVYPVRMVVRGDHTYAECCLTVVARGTEAVVFSIDGSFTASVSIMGSDPKVRAGAVDVVRHWQDAGYLIVYVTGRPDMQKHRVVAWLSQHNFPHGVVSFCDGLTHDPLRQKAMFLQSLVQEVELNIVAGYGSPKDVAVYAALGLPPSQTYIVGRAVRKLQAQCQFLSDGYVAHLGQLEAGSHPHAPTGPSRAALAKSSYGGAAPVDFLRKQSQLLRSRGPSQVEREGPGTPPTTLARGKARSISLKLDSEE